Proteins found in one Methanomassiliicoccus sp. genomic segment:
- a CDS encoding RNA-splicing ligase RtcB yields the protein MMESTMGYNGPLEKVDDYRWKIPREYKSGMRTDAIIYASEKMVPSLREDNAPEQAANVAFLPGIVGNSLAMPDIHWGYGFPIGGVAAMDAEEGVISPGGIGFDINCLCEGSRISTDLGGWMRIEDFEQEFRTIIQASEYSLGIQGGKTWIKTHGAGLIEKRPSAFMKKASDKKVCRIKTRTGLELLCSEDHPVLTSMGMRETGSLSRGDRVAVTYFQGVELDPSADRREIILAKILGYLLGDGSLHTTGKRIRSCAYGELADLERMQKDLHELGYSSKIYQRKRDHHIPTQYGLVEFSSTNYELHIHSADFSRLLKERGMPVGVKTVSDHRVPDWIMAATPAIKRAFLSGLFGAELTAPRTNTKNGFYCPIIAQNKNDDHLEAARWFFIDLMHLLQELGIETTKISERKEHFNKHGSTSRLRLLISSEEENLVKLYRTIGYEYSGRKSRIAEIATRYILLKKELHARRVAAAKRTKDLKERGLKLKEVQELLKCDDINTRFIERHYSEDAGQRITLDFVSFEEFLDRELKQIESTGFLYDEIISKESVPYEGQVYDLTVPETHNFIANGLIVSNCGVRLVRTDLEEKDVRPGIKDLIGTLFKNVPAGVGSKGIVDVVSSQIEDILLLGAEWAVESGYGWDEDLQSTEEGGRMRTADPTKVSSKAKQRGIPQVGSLGSGNHFLEVDVVEKIFDQEAAEAFGLREGQVTVMVHCGSRGCGHQIATDYLQVMERSIKQSNLVLPDRQLACAPVQSKEGQDYFQAMSCGANYAWANRQMILHWIRESFEEHFKREAESMGMHQVYDVAHNIAKLEEHNVEGKRRKVYVHRKGATRAFPRDHPEIPQQYRSVGQPVLIPGDMGHGSYVLVGTDRVMEEAFGSTCHGAGRVMSRNEALRKFTVQGIKDDLAGKGIFLKSATKDGILEEAPEAYKNIESVIDVVAGADLSQKVAKLTPIGVMKG from the coding sequence ATGCCAGCGAGAAGATGGTGCCCAGTCTGAGAGAGGACAACGCCCCCGAGCAGGCCGCCAACGTGGCCTTCTTGCCGGGTATCGTCGGCAACTCCCTGGCCATGCCTGACATCCACTGGGGCTACGGCTTCCCCATCGGTGGGGTGGCGGCAATGGACGCCGAGGAGGGAGTGATCTCTCCGGGCGGAATAGGTTTCGATATAAACTGCCTCTGCGAGGGCTCAAGGATCAGCACTGACCTTGGCGGATGGATGCGGATAGAGGACTTTGAGCAGGAGTTCAGGACGATCATCCAGGCGAGCGAATACTCGCTGGGCATTCAGGGTGGGAAGACATGGATAAAGACGCATGGTGCTGGCCTCATCGAGAAGAGGCCTTCCGCCTTCATGAAAAAGGCCAGCGACAAGAAGGTCTGCAGGATCAAGACTAGGACGGGCCTCGAGCTTCTGTGCTCAGAGGACCACCCCGTGCTCACAAGCATGGGGATGAGGGAAACAGGGTCCTTGAGCAGAGGGGACAGAGTGGCGGTGACCTACTTTCAGGGGGTAGAGCTTGACCCTTCAGCAGATAGGCGGGAGATCATTCTAGCCAAGATCTTAGGCTACCTCCTGGGCGATGGCTCTCTACATACGACGGGGAAAAGGATCCGAAGTTGTGCCTACGGTGAGCTAGCGGATCTGGAGAGGATGCAGAAAGACCTCCATGAGCTCGGCTACAGCTCCAAGATCTATCAGAGAAAGAGGGATCATCACATACCAACACAGTATGGTCTGGTCGAGTTCAGCTCGACCAACTATGAACTTCACATACACTCAGCGGATTTCTCACGATTGCTTAAAGAGAGGGGGATGCCCGTCGGGGTGAAGACCGTCTCCGACCACAGGGTTCCTGATTGGATAATGGCGGCAACGCCCGCAATAAAAAGGGCATTCCTGTCAGGCCTCTTCGGTGCCGAACTCACAGCTCCTCGCACCAATACTAAAAATGGTTTTTACTGCCCGATCATCGCCCAAAACAAGAACGATGATCACTTGGAGGCGGCAAGGTGGTTCTTCATCGATCTCATGCATCTGCTTCAGGAGCTGGGCATAGAGACGACCAAGATCAGCGAGCGGAAAGAGCATTTCAACAAGCATGGAAGCACTTCCAGGCTCAGGCTCCTGATTAGTTCGGAAGAAGAGAACTTGGTAAAACTTTATCGGACTATCGGTTACGAGTACTCCGGAAGGAAGAGCAGGATAGCGGAGATCGCTACCAGATACATCCTCCTCAAGAAAGAGCTCCACGCGAGAAGGGTCGCGGCCGCTAAGAGGACCAAGGACCTGAAGGAGAGGGGGCTGAAGCTGAAGGAGGTGCAGGAGCTCCTTAAGTGCGATGACATCAACACGCGCTTCATTGAAAGGCACTACTCTGAGGATGCAGGACAGCGCATAACGCTGGACTTCGTCTCTTTCGAGGAGTTCCTTGATAGAGAGCTTAAGCAGATAGAATCAACTGGTTTCCTCTATGACGAAATCATCTCTAAGGAGAGTGTCCCGTACGAGGGTCAGGTCTACGATCTCACGGTTCCAGAGACCCATAATTTCATTGCCAACGGTTTGATAGTCTCTAACTGCGGCGTCCGCCTGGTGCGCACCGATCTGGAGGAGAAGGACGTTCGCCCGGGCATCAAGGACCTTATCGGCACGCTCTTCAAGAACGTCCCCGCCGGGGTGGGTTCCAAGGGCATCGTCGACGTGGTGTCCTCGCAGATAGAGGATATCCTCCTTCTGGGGGCGGAATGGGCCGTCGAGAGCGGTTACGGCTGGGATGAGGACCTGCAGAGCACGGAGGAAGGGGGCCGCATGAGGACCGCGGACCCCACCAAGGTCAGCTCCAAGGCCAAGCAGAGGGGGATCCCCCAGGTAGGCTCCCTGGGCTCGGGGAACCACTTCCTGGAGGTGGACGTGGTGGAGAAGATATTCGACCAGGAGGCAGCTGAGGCCTTCGGTCTGCGAGAAGGGCAGGTGACGGTGATGGTCCATTGCGGCTCTCGCGGCTGTGGGCACCAGATAGCCACCGATTACCTCCAGGTGATGGAGCGGTCCATCAAGCAGAGCAACCTCGTACTTCCTGACCGGCAGCTGGCCTGCGCCCCGGTACAGTCCAAGGAGGGGCAGGACTATTTCCAGGCCATGTCCTGCGGGGCCAACTATGCCTGGGCCAACCGCCAGATGATACTCCATTGGATCCGAGAGTCCTTCGAGGAGCACTTCAAGCGTGAGGCTGAGAGCATGGGGATGCACCAGGTGTACGATGTGGCTCACAACATCGCCAAGCTCGAGGAGCACAACGTGGAAGGGAAGAGAAGAAAGGTCTATGTGCACCGCAAGGGCGCCACCCGGGCCTTCCCCCGCGACCATCCCGAGATACCTCAGCAGTATCGCTCGGTGGGGCAGCCAGTGCTGATCCCCGGGGACATGGGCCACGGCAGCTACGTGCTGGTGGGCACGGACCGGGTCATGGAAGAGGCGTTCGGTTCCACCTGCCACGGGGCCGGAAGGGTCATGTCGCGGAACGAAGCGTTGCGCAAGTTCACGGTCCAGGGGATCAAGGACGATCTTGCTGGCAAGGGCATTTTCCTCAAGTCCGCCACGAAGGACGGGATCCTTGAGGAGGCGCCCGAGGCCTATAAGAACATCGAGTCCGTGATCGACGTGGTCGCCGGTGCCGACCTGTCCCAGAAGGTGGCCAAGCTCACCCCCATCGGGGTCATGAAGGGCTAG
- a CDS encoding HD domain-containing protein: MPGSKIIHDCVHGSVKVEGLILELLERPEMQRLHGVHQLGLAHYVFPGANHTRLEHSLGTYHMAHLMSQSLQLPDDERRTLLVAALLHDIGHPPFSHTLEEVLQDRIGKDHMDVTTDIIRGRARLMKDNVAEVLGPLEPISEVLEENDVNVEEVCELIASSRKDLRSGQTLLVEEGQAHFGTKRYLGQMISGPLDVDQMDYLKRDAYYTGVAHGTIDVDRLLQTVALFHGDLVINKGGLVAAEGLMVARALMYTSVYYHKTARIAEQMLCKSVENSPSELLVDLHLETDCSLASLLRSCPGPTSVLMTKLDYRRLYKRALMLPISSLSDDRLDLLIDLSEYRKRKVKEKEIASRAGVPETAVLLDIPDRSLLLSELRIGKTDVPILDGDRVRPLSRYSPLAKAIQARGVHDWAVMVSTLPEHREEVERATMKVLFD; this comes from the coding sequence GTGCCTGGTTCCAAGATAATCCATGATTGCGTGCATGGCAGCGTTAAGGTCGAGGGCCTTATCCTGGAACTGCTGGAGAGGCCGGAGATGCAACGCCTCCATGGGGTTCATCAGCTTGGCCTGGCACATTACGTGTTCCCGGGGGCCAACCACACGCGCCTGGAGCACTCCTTAGGCACCTACCACATGGCCCATCTCATGAGCCAATCCCTCCAGCTACCTGATGACGAAAGGAGGACCCTGCTGGTGGCCGCGCTCCTTCACGATATCGGACATCCCCCTTTCTCGCACACTCTGGAGGAGGTCCTGCAGGACCGCATCGGCAAGGACCATATGGACGTGACCACGGACATAATCCGGGGAAGGGCGCGGTTGATGAAGGACAATGTGGCCGAGGTCCTCGGCCCCCTGGAGCCCATCAGCGAGGTCCTGGAGGAGAACGATGTCAACGTGGAAGAGGTGTGCGAGCTGATAGCCTCATCCAGGAAGGACCTGCGTTCGGGGCAGACCCTTCTGGTGGAGGAAGGGCAGGCCCATTTCGGGACCAAGCGGTACCTGGGGCAGATGATCTCGGGGCCTCTGGACGTGGACCAGATGGACTACCTCAAGAGGGACGCCTACTACACCGGAGTGGCCCATGGCACCATAGATGTGGACCGTCTCCTGCAGACGGTGGCGCTGTTCCACGGGGACCTGGTCATCAACAAGGGAGGCCTGGTGGCGGCCGAGGGCCTGATGGTGGCCAGGGCCTTGATGTACACCTCGGTGTACTACCACAAGACCGCGCGCATAGCAGAGCAGATGCTATGCAAGTCGGTGGAGAACTCTCCCTCCGAGCTGCTGGTGGACCTGCATCTGGAGACCGACTGCTCGCTGGCATCCCTCCTGCGCTCCTGTCCCGGACCTACCTCGGTCCTCATGACCAAGCTCGACTACCGGCGTCTGTACAAGAGGGCGCTGATGCTTCCCATATCCTCACTCTCCGATGATAGGCTGGACCTGCTCATCGATCTCTCTGAGTACCGGAAACGGAAGGTCAAGGAAAAGGAGATCGCGTCGCGGGCCGGGGTGCCTGAAACCGCCGTCCTGTTGGATATCCCCGACCGTTCCCTTCTCCTATCCGAACTTCGCATCGGCAAGACCGACGTGCCCATTTTGGATGGTGACAGGGTGAGACCGCTCTCACGTTACAGCCCCTTGGCCAAGGCCATCCAAGCAAGAGGGGTCCATGACTGGGCGGTGATGGTCTCCACCCTCCCGGAGCACCGCGAGGAAGTGGAGAGGGCCACCATGAAGGTACTGTTCGACTAG
- the sepF gene encoding cell division protein SepF, producing MYFEEEAATAGKGMVKLAEIYRYEDLSDLTQPVYDGNVLILDYANIANDTDTLRRITSELKAVARDTNGDVAAIGHDLIVVTPRGYKIDRNKIRGGFK from the coding sequence ATGTACTTCGAGGAGGAGGCCGCCACGGCCGGAAAGGGAATGGTCAAGCTCGCGGAGATCTATCGTTATGAGGACCTTTCCGATCTTACCCAGCCTGTATATGACGGGAACGTGCTGATACTTGATTATGCCAACATCGCCAACGACACCGACACGCTCAGAAGGATCACCAGCGAGCTAAAGGCGGTCGCCAGGGACACCAATGGGGATGTTGCGGCCATCGGGCACGATCTCATCGTGGTGACGCCTAGGGGTTACAAGATCGACCGTAACAAGATCCGCGGTGGATTCAAGTAG
- a CDS encoding RNA-binding protein, translated as MSDIRIRKRHRLREKEIKVLDEELRSRLGVDVFVPGEAVDRAESTEFDVLFIDNQVQGMIYQGKVFLTVRGLLKHPAPKAYVVVDMGAVPFVTKGADVMGPGIVDADPAIVPGDIVWIKDVKNGRPLAIGEALISGEEMRTRSPGKVIKSIHHVADKLWKVDEDQ; from the coding sequence ATGAGCGATATCAGGATCAGGAAACGCCATCGTCTTCGGGAGAAGGAGATAAAGGTCTTAGACGAGGAGCTCCGCTCCCGCCTAGGTGTTGACGTGTTCGTCCCCGGGGAGGCGGTAGATAGGGCGGAAAGCACCGAGTTCGATGTCCTGTTCATCGACAACCAAGTCCAAGGGATGATCTACCAAGGAAAGGTATTCTTGACGGTAAGAGGGCTTTTGAAGCATCCCGCTCCCAAGGCCTACGTGGTCGTGGACATGGGAGCGGTCCCCTTCGTCACCAAGGGCGCGGACGTCATGGGGCCGGGTATCGTCGACGCAGATCCCGCCATCGTCCCAGGGGACATAGTATGGATCAAGGACGTAAAGAACGGCCGTCCGCTGGCGATCGGCGAGGCGCTCATATCCGGAGAGGAGATGAGGACGCGTTCCCCGGGCAAGGTCATTAAAAGCATACACCATGTCGCTGATAAGCTATGGAAGGTCGATGAGGACCAGTGA
- a CDS encoding LEA type 2 family protein, translating into MRWSLWAVRSAIIAVDLIIVAIIVLSILPLATGDLSVSIPDDQENEPIMEGDKITMSLPIDVTNYGYFSIDDLTLMLKLSNGDLVLTDQRSQPVDIPTGGTTRVNLALSMDLDSISDEALKDMVFNSTELLMKLGVEAGYSLSLVKATVNIEESMDWDPLISNYNVDTNNVQVVANGSNYDMSVPYTFSASELIQGRTLDIHSQLVNSTGVMSTAVNTVAIGQNNNGLITLAIPQEAAIWFMEHPEELRLLMDLDFEGATMHQEAAIVWAG; encoded by the coding sequence ATGCGTTGGAGCCTTTGGGCGGTCAGATCGGCCATCATCGCGGTCGACCTGATCATCGTAGCCATCATAGTGCTTAGCATCCTCCCCCTGGCCACCGGGGACCTCAGTGTCAGCATCCCCGATGACCAGGAGAACGAACCCATCATGGAAGGCGACAAGATCACCATGTCCCTGCCCATCGACGTCACCAACTACGGCTACTTCAGCATCGACGACCTGACGCTCATGCTTAAATTGAGCAACGGGGACCTGGTGTTAACGGACCAGAGGTCCCAGCCGGTGGACATTCCCACCGGTGGTACCACCCGGGTGAACCTCGCCCTGAGCATGGACCTGGACTCCATCTCCGATGAGGCCCTGAAGGACATGGTCTTCAATAGCACGGAGCTCCTGATGAAGCTGGGGGTGGAGGCTGGTTACTCCCTGAGCCTTGTCAAGGCGACGGTCAACATTGAGGAGAGCATGGATTGGGACCCCCTGATAAGCAACTACAACGTGGACACCAACAATGTGCAGGTCGTTGCCAACGGCTCCAACTACGACATGTCCGTTCCTTACACCTTCAGTGCTTCCGAGCTTATTCAAGGACGGACCCTGGACATACATTCACAGCTGGTCAACAGCACAGGGGTGATGAGTACGGCCGTGAACACCGTGGCGATAGGGCAGAACAATAACGGGCTTATCACACTGGCGATACCCCAAGAGGCCGCCATATGGTTCATGGAGCATCCCGAAGAGCTCCGCCTGCTGATGGACCTGGACTTCGAGGGCGCCACCATGCACCAAGAGGCCGCGATTGTCTGGGCGGGTTGA
- a CDS encoding PadR family transcriptional regulator, with protein sequence MANLGTPCNKGLKETFNLTTFHSGFLKLAILKLVSVRPMHGYALMKEIYRLSDRTWKPSPGSVYPALGELQSLGLIIQEVDGRKRVYRLTSAGEDVLADAVLHTQNGIRSLQGLLDYQPLDE encoded by the coding sequence TTGGCTAACCTTGGGACGCCATGCAACAAGGGGCTCAAGGAGACCTTCAATCTAACCACCTTTCACTCCGGCTTCTTGAAACTGGCCATCCTTAAGCTGGTGTCCGTACGGCCGATGCATGGGTACGCCCTCATGAAGGAGATATACCGTCTGTCGGACCGCACCTGGAAGCCCAGCCCCGGCTCGGTCTATCCAGCTCTCGGAGAGCTGCAGTCATTGGGCCTCATCATCCAAGAGGTGGACGGTCGCAAGAGGGTCTACCGCCTGACGTCCGCGGGGGAGGATGTTCTCGCCGATGCCGTCCTGCACACCCAGAACGGTATCCGGAGCCTGCAGGGCCTTCTCGACTATCAGCCACTGGACGAGTGA
- a CDS encoding HesA/MoeB/ThiF family protein, with the protein MSRERYSRQIALPGFGERAQEQLTDSAVGIMGVGGLGSPAAYYLAAAGVGHLILADYQKPDITNLNRQILHWTEDIGQRSKPASAAWKLKRFNPDIMVEVREEEVSSLNIGKVFEGVDVVLDCLDSFAPRYILNDHSLSKGVPFVHAAVEGLHGQITVIEPGLTPCLRCLVPHPPPKKDQIPILGATAGVFGSLQAAEAVKLITGAGKPLLSKLLVGDLQYNSWEMIDISRSRQCPACGKKK; encoded by the coding sequence ATGTCGAGAGAGCGATATAGCAGACAGATTGCCCTACCGGGTTTTGGCGAGAGGGCTCAAGAACAATTGACGGACAGCGCTGTGGGGATAATGGGCGTGGGGGGGCTGGGCAGTCCCGCCGCTTACTATCTGGCTGCGGCCGGAGTGGGCCACCTGATCCTCGCCGACTATCAGAAACCGGATATCACCAACCTCAACCGCCAGATACTCCACTGGACCGAGGACATCGGCCAGCGCTCCAAGCCGGCATCGGCCGCATGGAAGCTGAAGAGGTTCAACCCGGATATTATGGTCGAGGTGAGGGAGGAGGAGGTCAGCTCCCTCAACATCGGGAAGGTCTTTGAGGGCGTCGACGTGGTCCTGGACTGCCTGGACAGCTTCGCCCCCCGCTACATCCTTAACGATCACTCCCTGAGCAAAGGTGTACCCTTCGTACATGCAGCTGTGGAAGGCCTCCACGGGCAGATCACGGTGATCGAGCCCGGCCTTACACCATGCTTGAGATGCCTGGTACCCCATCCGCCCCCTAAGAAAGATCAAATCCCAATCCTTGGGGCGACCGCCGGGGTGTTCGGTAGCCTGCAGGCGGCGGAGGCAGTGAAGCTCATAACCGGCGCAGGCAAACCCCTGTTATCCAAGCTCCTCGTGGGAGATCTACAGTACAATAGCTGGGAGATGATAGACATCTCCCGCTCTCGGCAATGCCCGGCCTGCGGAAAGAAGAAGTGA
- a CDS encoding ABC transporter ATP-binding protein, producing the protein MVESVITVQGLVKRYGDLTAVDHIDFEVFRGEVFSMLGPNGAGKTTTVEIMECLRTKTDGDVTILGMDIERKVRDIKKRIGVLPQDFNAFDLLTVKENIEYFGGMFKHQLPADDLIEIVNLGEKRDVYFKNLSGGLKQRVGVAISMVNDPDIIFLDEPTTGLDPVARREVWEVIKDLKSNGKTIILTTHYMEEAEVLSDRVGIIDRGKFITMGSPNDIIDRYGTGTTMVVRGGDGSALEKLQGLSSKVERKGNDIVVNVDSKDVLPEAIMRLHEGDVHYEEIMLRRSTLEDVFLTLTGKRLENGEEVKKKGRGKK; encoded by the coding sequence ATGGTCGAGAGCGTCATCACAGTGCAGGGTCTTGTGAAGCGATATGGCGACCTCACCGCCGTGGACCACATTGATTTTGAGGTCTTCCGGGGGGAGGTCTTCTCCATGCTGGGCCCGAACGGGGCGGGAAAGACCACCACCGTTGAGATCATGGAGTGCCTACGGACCAAGACCGATGGGGACGTCACGATCCTGGGAATGGATATCGAGAGGAAGGTCCGGGACATCAAGAAGCGCATCGGGGTGCTGCCTCAGGACTTCAACGCCTTCGACCTACTGACCGTCAAGGAGAACATCGAATACTTCGGAGGGATGTTCAAGCACCAGCTACCCGCCGATGACCTCATCGAGATAGTTAACCTGGGCGAAAAGAGGGACGTCTACTTCAAGAACCTATCCGGGGGGTTGAAGCAGCGGGTGGGGGTCGCCATCTCCATGGTGAACGATCCCGATATCATTTTCCTGGACGAGCCCACCACCGGCCTGGACCCTGTAGCCCGGAGGGAGGTATGGGAGGTCATCAAGGACCTCAAGTCCAACGGCAAGACCATCATCCTGACCACCCATTACATGGAGGAGGCCGAGGTGCTATCTGACCGGGTGGGCATCATCGACAGGGGCAAGTTCATCACCATGGGCAGCCCCAACGACATAATCGATCGTTACGGCACTGGTACCACTATGGTCGTTCGGGGCGGGGACGGTTCCGCCCTAGAAAAGCTGCAAGGCCTCTCCAGCAAGGTGGAGCGCAAAGGTAACGACATCGTGGTGAACGTGGACTCCAAGGATGTGCTCCCAGAGGCGATAATGCGCCTCCATGAGGGCGATGTTCACTACGAGGAGATAATGTTGAGACGATCGACCCTGGAGGACGTGTTCCTGACCCTCACCGGCAAGAGGCTGGAGAACGGGGAGGAAGTGAAGAAGAAGGGGAGGGGCAAGAAATGA
- a CDS encoding ABC transporter permease, which yields MSGRLMSSKVMINLVAQIKMFFRSPGSVFWTVAFPVLLILLFGAIFSGTGNTKYSLYVQDLDGSPISEEFVQALNKTGVLIINEVDPDIDADRYIKDNSIASFLTIPQGFSSSFLPEPERQNSTLLLRIDNSSSSAGTVAQILNSVSQSINLELAGGSIVVSTAIMGISNTAQYNFIDFFLPGVIGLTALTSTVNWMVGLQTRYRQNGIFKKLATTPITQMDWLVSLIIWQIATVFMSVVIILAVGILAFDVHLTLDPISIGIITLASALFSALGLIIARFVKDEETAGAAAGAITFPMMFLSGSFFPLESMPSYLAAIAKVMPLTYVNNGLRDSMIYANTAGAINNLLIVAMLTVVFMVVGAAISTWKQE from the coding sequence ATGAGCGGCAGGCTGATGTCCAGCAAGGTGATGATCAACCTCGTCGCCCAGATCAAGATGTTCTTCCGGAGTCCAGGATCGGTGTTCTGGACAGTGGCGTTCCCTGTCCTTCTGATCCTCCTGTTCGGGGCCATCTTCAGCGGCACCGGCAACACCAAGTACAGCCTCTATGTCCAGGACCTCGACGGCTCGCCGATCTCCGAGGAGTTCGTGCAGGCGCTCAACAAGACCGGCGTGCTCATAATAAATGAGGTAGACCCGGATATCGATGCGGACCGATACATCAAAGATAACTCCATAGCGTCCTTCCTGACGATACCTCAAGGTTTCAGCTCGTCATTCCTACCGGAACCCGAACGGCAGAATTCCACGTTGTTGCTGAGGATCGATAATTCCAGTTCCTCCGCTGGAACGGTGGCTCAGATCCTGAACTCGGTCTCTCAGAGCATCAACCTGGAGCTGGCAGGAGGGTCCATCGTCGTAAGCACCGCCATTATGGGAATATCCAATACTGCGCAATACAACTTCATCGACTTCTTCCTGCCCGGGGTCATAGGCCTCACCGCATTGACATCAACGGTCAACTGGATGGTAGGCTTGCAGACCCGTTACCGGCAGAACGGCATCTTCAAGAAACTGGCCACCACGCCCATCACCCAGATGGATTGGCTGGTGTCCCTGATCATATGGCAGATCGCGACCGTGTTCATGTCGGTGGTCATCATCCTCGCGGTAGGGATCCTGGCGTTCGACGTCCATCTCACATTGGATCCCATATCGATAGGGATCATCACTCTGGCCAGCGCTTTATTCTCGGCCTTGGGCCTTATCATCGCCCGGTTCGTTAAGGACGAGGAGACGGCGGGGGCGGCGGCTGGAGCCATCACCTTCCCCATGATGTTCCTGTCGGGGAGCTTCTTTCCTCTGGAGTCGATGCCCTCGTACCTGGCAGCGATCGCCAAGGTCATGCCCCTGACCTATGTGAACAACGGGCTCAGGGATTCTATGATATACGCCAACACCGCCGGCGCCATCAACAACCTGCTGATCGTGGCCATGCTGACGGTGGTGTTCATGGTGGTAGGCGCCGCGATATCCACATGGAAGCAGGAGTGA
- a CDS encoding ABC transporter permease subunit: MRLDKLWVVAKKDLAEFRTNKYVMYSILLMPLLLATVLPVIYLSAFVMMPPATQALDVGNEGISMQIMDQVVVNGTYEDTSFIRCELRDVVASNCRFEASNLTNCLVRDSFVGNSTLNGSALFHSNFQGLTTSGSTISGSVDVSGVNEDIEFLKQFISFLLIFFIMIPVVLPTVMASYSFVGEKLNRSLEPLLATPTTDSELLLGKAAAIFIPCMLATWLSFIPFTIIVDFMVSGILGYAPLPDLVWLIGVFIIAPLFCIMSICLNVIISSKVNDVRASQQLGSLVVLPLVVFFIVALAGVFTLGPEIMLLLSGAVLLVDLAIIYFSLKVFQRESILVRWK; encoded by the coding sequence ATGAGGCTGGACAAGTTGTGGGTGGTGGCAAAGAAGGACCTTGCCGAGTTCCGCACCAACAAGTATGTGATGTACTCCATACTCCTCATGCCCCTGCTGCTGGCGACCGTTCTTCCGGTGATATACCTCAGCGCCTTCGTGATGATGCCACCGGCCACCCAGGCTCTTGACGTTGGTAACGAGGGCATATCCATGCAGATCATGGACCAGGTAGTGGTGAACGGCACCTACGAGGACACGTCCTTCATACGCTGCGAGCTCCGCGACGTGGTGGCGAGCAACTGCCGATTTGAGGCCTCGAACCTCACCAATTGCCTGGTGCGGGACTCTTTCGTCGGCAACTCCACACTTAATGGTTCAGCTCTGTTCCATTCCAATTTCCAAGGTTTGACGACATCAGGTTCCACGATCAGCGGGTCGGTCGATGTCAGCGGGGTCAACGAGGACATCGAGTTCCTGAAGCAGTTCATCAGCTTCCTGCTCATCTTCTTCATCATGATCCCGGTGGTGCTGCCTACGGTCATGGCCTCCTACTCCTTCGTGGGCGAGAAGCTCAACCGGAGCCTGGAGCCTCTCCTGGCCACCCCCACGACCGATTCCGAGCTGCTTCTGGGTAAGGCCGCAGCCATATTCATACCCTGCATGCTGGCGACCTGGCTCTCGTTCATACCTTTCACCATCATAGTGGATTTCATGGTCTCCGGCATCCTGGGCTATGCTCCTCTACCGGACCTGGTGTGGCTCATAGGTGTCTTCATCATCGCGCCACTGTTCTGCATCATGAGCATCTGCCTGAACGTGATCATATCATCTAAGGTGAACGACGTCCGGGCATCCCAGCAGCTGGGATCTTTGGTGGTCCTTCCCCTGGTGGTGTTCTTCATCGTCGCCCTGGCAGGAGTGTTCACGCTCGGACCTGAAATAATGTTGCTGCTGTCGGGGGCGGTGCTCCTGGTGGACCTCGCCATCATCTACTTCAGTCTCAAGGTATTCCAGAGGGAGTCCATCTTGGTGCGCTGGAAGTAA